The genomic region TTTGCCCTCTTGGGTGCCTCCACTGCCCGTTTCAATGGTGACGGATTGATTGCCCCCCGTCAGGGCCGCTACAATTAAATCGACCCCCAATTGCGCGCTATCCGCCGTGGCGGCGAAGGGGGTGGTATTGTTAATATTGACCGTACCCGCTCCGGCGACGATCTCGATATCGTTGGGGTCGATCAGCCATTCCCCTCCACTACCGCAGGTCGGAACGTTAGCGCAACGAGTGCGAGCGTTGGGAACGCTACTGACTTCTAAAGATTGCAAGCCACTGGTTTCGACGAAGCCGCCGTCTCCGCCGAGAATCCCGCCCAGGGCGCTGAGTTGCCCGTGAATTTGGGCATTTTCTCGGGCAAAGACGATGACTCGTCCGCCATCGCCGAACTCGGTGGCGTCGGCGGCGATGCTGGAATGGCGATCGATAAATGTCTGTCGGGCATTCGGGACGCTTCCTCGACCGCGCAGGTCGCCGCCGACGAGTACGGTTCCGCCGCCGTGAGGGGCGGAGGTGTTCATCTTAGTTTCAATAAGTGCGACGCGATCGCCTAGAACGGCAATTTGTCCCCCGGTTGCGGTCATTTCACCGGAGATAATGGTATCTCCGGTTTGCGGATCGATCGCGATCCCCGAACCCGATAGCTGTAGGCTGCCATCCGGGTTAACCGTTACTGTTTTTGCATGAGTGGCCCCCGCACCTGTCAGCAATTCCGGCAAGGATTGCGGGGTAAACGTTCCCATTTCTGCCGTTCCCGGTCTGACTTCTAAACTTAAAAGCTGGTTCTCTTGGGAAATCCTGACCGCGCTTTCCCCGGGTACCGCCGCGAGGGTAATGTTTCCCCCCGGCGCCGATAATGTACCTGCATTGAGGACGCTACCCCCCAGAAGGGTTAAATTGTGCCCCGGTTGCAGGGTTAAATTGCCAAAATTAACGATCGCCCCCGGTTGCAGGGAGGAAAAAGCAAAGTGAGAAGGAGTTCCGACTAAATTGGCCCAGGCATTCTCTCCCCGGGCATCAAACCAATGGTTGTCACTAAATCCAATCCCCGTGGCGCTGGTAGCGAAAAAGTCTCCCGGTACGTTTAAACTCGCATTGGCGCCGAATAAAATCCCGGCGGGATTCATTAAAAATAAATTGGAATCGCCACCGCTCACTTGAATTAAACCGTTAATCATCGAAGCGTCGCCGCCAGTGATGCGCCCTAAAATATTCTCAATTTCCGGATTTGAGAGAAAATTGGCGACTTGCCCCGCTTCTAGGCCAAATTGCTCGAAACTATGGAACAAATTCGCTCCATCTGCGGAGGGCTGTCCCCCGTGAATGTTAAAGTGATTGCCTTCTGGGGTAACGGCTGTCCCCGTACCGTCTGATGCCGGAATAATCGCTTGAGCGAAGGAGGATTTACTAACTCCCGTGAGAGATGAAAGGAGAACGAGAGATGCGATCGCCCTGAATGAGTTATTCATACCTGAGATTCCCCGATGTTTTTCTCTGACCTAACAATGATGGAAAATACGGAGGTGTCTCGAAAACGAGGCTCACATTATAACACTTCAATCCGTATTTTCCCTGAGTAAAAAATCTTATTTGGGAAACTCTAAAATTTATTTTTAAGCTATACAGCACTCGGGGGATCCGATCGGGTACAGTGCCGATCTCCCTATCCCCCCAACCCTCCTTTCAAAGGGGGGCGAAGGAGGGATTTTGGGGGGAACGAGGAAAGATCTCGCCATGGGATTGGCGCAAAGGAAAACGATCCCCCTATCCCCCCAACCCCCCTTTGAAAGGGGGGCGAAGGAGGGATTTTGGGGGGAACGAGGAAAGTCCCCCTTTTTAAGGGGGATTTAGGGGGATCTAAATGTCTTGCATAGCAGAGGAAAATGCTATATGGATTTTTAGTTATTTTTTGATGCAAAAAATGCGAGAAACGGTAGCGCAATCTATAGCAAGCAGTCCTACCCACCCAATAAAAAAGCCAGGGACTAAAATCCCTGGCTTTTTGACGATCGAGCTAACGAGTTAGCTCACGAAACGCGAAGTGATTAGAACAACACGATATCGTTGGCGTTGACCGTACCTTCGCGGATGACGGCGATCGTCACGAGGTCGCTGGTTGCCGCGCCTCCAGCCGCAGGAGCCGCACCGCTCGGGTCGTAGTAGAGGATACCGCCAGAATCCTGAGCGTCGAATACGATGGCCGGGGTATCCGCTCCGGTGAAGGAACTGGTAAAGGTACCCGAGTAACCCGATTGGGTTTGTTCGGGGAAGAAGTCGAGGTTAATCCGTAACGGTTGTCCGGCAGTGGCTTGTCCGGCACCTCCGAAGAAGTCACTGGCATCCAGATGAATCTTATCGATTCCCGTATCGAACGAGGTAATCGTATCGTTCAATTCGTCTGTAGAGGCGCTTTGGTAAACAAAGGCATCGAAAGAGCCACGGGTTCCGATCAAGCTGTCAGCACCGAGGAAACCTTCGAGGGTGTCGTTACCGGGGCCGTCAGCACGTAAGGTATCGGCTTCTTTACTACCGACGATAACGTCGTTACCCGCACCGCCGATGAGGGTGTCGGTGTTGGAGTTGGAGATTAAGCGGTCGTCGCCTTCACCACCGAGCAAGGACATTCCAGTGGTTCCTTCGGTAGCGAACAAGGAGTCGTTGCCGTCACCACCGATTAAGGTGCTGTTGGAGCCAGAGGCCACGAGGCTATCGTTACCATCTTGACCCGTGAGCCAGGAATTTTCACCTGCGGCGCTGAGGCTGTCGGCACCCGCACCGCCATCGAGGGTGGCGTCCGCTCCTGCCGTGATGAGGCTATCGTTGCCTTCGTTACCGAACAGACGGCTGGTGGCTCCTGCTGCGGTAATGAAGTCATTTCCGGCAGCCGTTCCGGCGGTGTCGTTGTCACCGTAGAGGGTGTCGTTGTTACCGATACTGATGAGGGTGTCGCTACCTTTGTCTCCATAGACCAGGTTGGTACCGCCAGAGACGATCGTGTCTTCTCCTTTACCGCCGTAGACGGTGTTGCGTCCCAAGGTCAAACCGAAGTTGGTGACGTCAATCGAGTCGTTGCCTTCGTTACCGAAGACCAAGCCTTGAACGCCGTAGTTTTTAATGGTGTCGTCACCTTCGCCACCCCATAGGGTTTGCCGTCCGCGCAGACCGCCGAAAGCGACTAAGCTGTCGTTGCCGTCGCCACCATCCATCCAGTTAGCTTGGGGGACGCCGTTGAGCGTACCAGAGTTGTCCAACGGATCCGCGTCTTCTCGTCCGGCAATGCTACCGAGCATGAGCAGGCTGTCTTGCCCTACGTGGCCCCAGAGGCTGTCGCGATCGCCCAAACCGATTACTAAGTCATCGCCCAGGTCGCCGACGAGATAGTTACGTCCGGGGTTGAGGGGAGCAGGGGATATGGGGTCGGGATCTACAACAACAACAGTGTCATCGCCGATCGCGCCGCCGCCACCACCGGGACGCACGTCGGGCAGCAAGTCACGGTTATTCGGCAAGGACGTGGCTTCGGGAACGAAGTCGTCTTGTCCGCCGAAGCCAATCCCCGTACCACCAAACGACGACAGTTCCACAACTTGGACGGTATCGTCTCCCTGACCGCCGTAGAGGCTATCTTCTCCGAATCCAGACCCACTCAGGAAGTCATCGCCTTTGTTGCCCAGACCGAGGTTGCTGCCTCCACCGTTACCGAAGTTGAAAATATCGTTTCCTTCGTCGGTTCCGTCGATGTCGCCCCCAAAGACGGTGTCGTTGCCTTGGGTACCGACGGATTCAAAATAATCGTCTCCTAAATCGCCGAAGAATAAACTGGAGCCACCCAGACTGCGAATTTGGTCGTTGTCTTGTCCGGCATAGACCGTATCGCCGACTCCAGCTCCGGTTAACGAGTCATTATCTCTGTTTCCAAAAATGATGCTCCCACCATTGAGGGTGTCGCTGGTGAGAATGTCACTCCCGTTGAGACCCAAAACGGTGTCGGGTCCACGCTCGGGACCCACTGTAAGATCTAGTGTATCGTTGAAATCAGTCAGGATTCTAACCATTCAGAGTTCCACTCCTCATCTGTTTCGTGTCGTCGTTGTCTAGTCTGCTGCAGCAGCTAGCAAAGGAAACCGCGAGACGCATGGTTTAGGCTTTTGAACCCGAACGCGCGCTTCCCTTACTTTAATAAAGTATAGTGCCGGGATGAAAAAGCGATCGGGATACGGGATTTCTTTCCCTAATTTGGTTAGCGAATGGCGTGAACTCAGATCGATCTACGATCGCGCTCACCACCCTGACGGGTGCGCTCCTTTGCGCTTTGTTATCCCAAGATTCGCGCTGGCGATTGGGTTGCGATCGCCAGAACCGCGCCGATGCCCAATGCACCCTCACGGAACTGCCGAAAAGCCATAGCCAGGTTTCGTGCTTGCTTGACACTCCCCAACCCAAAGGTGCAGGGATTCTTGGCTCAACGAGCCCTCTGACTTTCCGTCTCTATCGAGCGTCAATCCAGAGTGACTTTTCTCCCCAAGCGTTACTTCCGGTCTGCCTTACCGTAGTTGGATAACTCCAAAGTTTGTCTAATAAGTTGACACGTCTGGTCTTTCTGCCAGCAGCAAGTCTAGCCCAATTGAGGGCTAATGTCTAGTCTGGCAAGATTCTAAAGCCTTTTGTCCTGGTCTTTGACGCTTTGGTCATTCTCGGGTAATTTCGTATTGACAATTACTGGGGTGAGGACTACCGTGCCTAGTCTTTAGTTTCGCGGCCTGAGTTCCCTTGATTGACAAGCTTGCAATCCTTTAGCTATTGACTATTAACCTATTCCTGTCCAGACTTGGCAAATCCGAACAAAGTTCCGTCGGACTAGCTCGGTATTTTTATGGGTTTTGACCGGGTTCGTCCCATCGAGATCGCCGCTTTTGTCAAAAATTTTGTGAAGGATTTGCCTTCTCAACCACGGGGCGATCGCAGGTCACGAAACGATCGAGTTTCCCGGGACGATCGCCACCCTAGCTTCAATTTAATCCGCTTATCAGTTTGAGAATGAGGATAAATCAAACGGGTGTGGGGGTCGAGATCGCATCGGACCGGGCGATCGCCGATCTCGAACGGGCAGAACAATTCCAACGGCAAGAAAATTGGGACGCGGCGATCGCCTGCTATCGCCGAGCTTTAACCCACACTGGCGATCCGGGCGAGATTTATCCCCATCTCGCCGCCGTGTATCTCGACGCGGGACAGTACCCCGAGGCGATCGCCACCTGTCAACAAGCCCTCAAACGAGACCCCAATCGAGCCGAACTCTACCACACCTTAGCAATAGCCCTCGACGCCCTCGATCGCCCCGACGCCGCCACGAGAGCTTACGATCGCGCCTTGGACGCTTGGCAACAAGCCCTCCAACTCCCACTCCGGGGAACTGGGGGCGATCGCGCCTTCAAACTCGGCAATGCCTTACTCGCAAGCGGTCGCCTCGATGCCGCCATTTGCGCCTACCAACGGGCGATCGCCCTCCAGCCCCAGTCTGCCGAAGCCCATTCCAATCTGGGGATCGCTTGGTTGCAAGCCGGACGGGGCGATCGGGCCGTTGCTGCATTGCGCCGCGCCCGCGCCCTCCAGCCCCAGTCTGCCGGGATCGCCTACAACCTCGCCAAAGCCCTCGACGCCCAACTGCGCCGAGGGGATGCCAGCGCCGATCCCCACCTCAGTCGGCAACGGTTCGAGGCCCTTCTCGATGCCGTAAAGCTCGCTCCCGAGTTCGCCGAAGCTCACGAAATGCTCTTGGGTACGGTCATTTCTCCCCAGCCGCAATCCGCTTCTTTTAGCTTGCTGCGCGAGATCGCCGCCGCCTACCTGCGCCTGTGTCCTCCGTCGTGGCGATCGCTGGCCCTGGTCGGGTCGGTTTCCGTCCATCTCTACTCCGGGACGATCCCCGAGGCTCAAGCCCAACTGGGCGAACTGGAAACAGAAATTTATCAAAATCTGGGTCGATTACCCGATCGCTTCATCAGAAATCTTTATAGTCAGGTCTTGTTTTGCCTGCCGCACCTGCGCGACGATCGCGGCGCCAATAGCCGACTGGCGACTTTCATGGGCGATCGTGTCCGTGGGGTTCTCGACCGTCAACTCCAGGAACCTGTAGCGACGGCGAAGCGGGCGAACGCGCGGCCCGCCCCTTTAAAAATTGGCTGCCTGTCCGCTCATTTCCGGCGTCATTCCGTCGGGTGGTGCAGTCGAGATGTTTTGCGGGCGTTGTCGCGCATCTGTCCCGACTTGTATTTATATAGTTCTCAAGCTGTGGCGGGGGACGACCTCACCCGGGAGTTTCAACAGTTCGCGGCCAAATTTTACCAACCCTCTCGACGGGGAGAGGCAGTCATTGCCGAAATTTTCGATGAAATGCGCCGCGATCGATTAGATATTTTAATCGATTTAGATTCGTCTACGGTCAGCGTCCATCCCGAAATTTTGTATCGCCGTCCGGCACCGATTTGTCTGTCTTGGTTGGGGTTTGACGCCCCTTATTTAGACGATCGCCATTATTTTTTAGCCGATTGGCACACTCATCCCGCCGGAGCGGAGCGCGATTATCCTGAGAAGTTGTTACGAATGCCCGCTTGTTTTATGGCTGTCGGCGGATTCGAGGCCCGAGGGTTCGCCGAATCGAGACCGTGGGGCGATCGCCTCGTTTATTTATGTGTCGCTCCGGGAAAGAAACTCGATCGCGCCCTGGTCGATGCCCAAATTCAGATTTTAAAACAGGTTCCCCATAGCATTTTACTGCACAAAGGTCAAGGGGATTTAGAGATTATTCAAGAAGCGTATGGAGAAGGGTGCGATCGCCATCGCGTGGAGCGCGATCGCGTGCAGTTTTTACCGCAAACCGAGACGGAAGAAGCCCATCGAGCTATTTATAAAACCGTCGATGTCTTGCTCGATTCTTATCCTTATAATGGCGGGACGCATAACTTAGAAGCGTTATATTTCGAGTTGCCCGTAGTGACGAGAGTGGGGGAACAATTTTTATCGCGGATGGCGTATTCGTTCCTCAAAACGTTGGGAATTGAGGCGGGAATTTCGCCAACTTGGGAAGATTATATTGACTGGGGGATTAAATTAGGCAGCGATCGGGAATTGAGAGCGGAAATTCGACAAAAATTGAGGCGATCGCGCCAACCCGAAACCCTTTCGCCGTTGTGGAACCCGGAAAAATTTGCCCGGGACTTATACGAGATGTTGTTCAAAATAGCACGATAGGGTCGCCGACGAGCGACCCTAGGGAAAGGGTGGTGAAAGGTTCGTTTATTTGACCGTTTCCAAGCTGTTGGTCTTGCGGGTCAGACGGTTTAAGAAGATCTGTAAAACCGTGCGATCGCCGATCCTAATATTGGCATTGACCGCCATCCCCGATTGCAGGCTAATTTGTAGATTGTTCTGCAAGATAAACTGTTGGCTGTTGAGTTCGATCGTCGCCGGGAAAGCGTAATAGGGGCGTTCTTGAGTCGGCGCCAACGCATCGGAACCGATCGAGGTTAAAATGCCTTCAACCTTGCCGAATTCTGTAGCGGGGAACGCTTCGATATTGATTTCTACCGGGACGCCTTTTTCCCCAGATTCTTTGCGTTTGCGAAGGGCTTCTAAGACTAAAGCGATGTCCTGGTTTTTGATGTAAACCGAAGCTTCTAATTGGGAATCGGGAACGATTTTTAATAAGGGATTGGGGTCGCGTTCGGTGGCGACGTAGCCTTCCGCATTCGGTTCGAGGTCGAAGACGTATCCCGTGACCGGGGCGCGCAATTCTTGATATTGCAACTGTTGTTGGGCGCGGGCGAGTTGACCGTCGATGCGAGCAATTTGTTTTTGATTTTCCAGTTTCGAGCGACTGAGTTGGGCGTTAATTTCCGAAATCCGTTTTTGGTTTTCGGCAATTTTGGTCAGGATATCTTTTTGGGAGAGGGCGGCGGTGTTGTCGCGTTGTTGACTGGCGCGATCGATCGCCACCCGGAGGCGATCGCGTTCGTTTTCGAGGCGGGAAATTTCCGATTTGCGCGCTTCGAGTTCGTTTTCGCGACTGAGGACGTCGGCGCGTTGTTGTTGCACTTCATTCTCGCGATTTAAGACTTCCGCTTCGCGGGCGGTGACTTCGTTGCGGCGGTTGAGCAGTTCGGCTTTGAGTCGCTCGACCTCTGCTTGACCGCGCAAGACTTCTTGTTGTTGGCGGTCGAATTGAAGTTGAGATAGGGCGCCTTCTTCGACGAGGGGTTGAATGCGATCGCGGATTTCGATATTGAGTTGCAGGGAGTCTTCTGCCGTTCTCAATTGCTCCCGAGCGGT from Oxynema aestuarii AP17 harbors:
- a CDS encoding calcium-binding protein, with protein sequence MGPERGPDTVLGLNGSDILTSDTLNGGSIIFGNRDNDSLTGAGVGDTVYAGQDNDQIRSLGGSSLFFGDLGDDYFESVGTQGNDTVFGGDIDGTDEGNDIFNFGNGGGSNLGLGNKGDDFLSGSGFGEDSLYGGQGDDTVQVVELSSFGGTGIGFGGQDDFVPEATSLPNNRDLLPDVRPGGGGGAIGDDTVVVVDPDPISPAPLNPGRNYLVGDLGDDLVIGLGDRDSLWGHVGQDSLLMLGSIAGREDADPLDNSGTLNGVPQANWMDGGDGNDSLVAFGGLRGRQTLWGGEGDDTIKNYGVQGLVFGNEGNDSIDVTNFGLTLGRNTVYGGKGEDTIVSGGTNLVYGDKGSDTLISIGNNDTLYGDNDTAGTAAGNDFITAAGATSRLFGNEGNDSLITAGADATLDGGAGADSLSAAGENSWLTGQDGNDSLVASGSNSTLIGGDGNDSLFATEGTTGMSLLGGEGDDRLISNSNTDTLIGGAGNDVIVGSKEADTLRADGPGNDTLEGFLGADSLIGTRGSFDAFVYQSASTDELNDTITSFDTGIDKIHLDASDFFGGAGQATAGQPLRINLDFFPEQTQSGYSGTFTSSFTGADTPAIVFDAQDSGGILYYDPSGAAPAAGGAATSDLVTIAVIREGTVNANDIVLF
- a CDS encoding tetratricopeptide repeat protein; this encodes MRINQTGVGVEIASDRAIADLERAEQFQRQENWDAAIACYRRALTHTGDPGEIYPHLAAVYLDAGQYPEAIATCQQALKRDPNRAELYHTLAIALDALDRPDAATRAYDRALDAWQQALQLPLRGTGGDRAFKLGNALLASGRLDAAICAYQRAIALQPQSAEAHSNLGIAWLQAGRGDRAVAALRRARALQPQSAGIAYNLAKALDAQLRRGDASADPHLSRQRFEALLDAVKLAPEFAEAHEMLLGTVISPQPQSASFSLLREIAAAYLRLCPPSWRSLALVGSVSVHLYSGTIPEAQAQLGELETEIYQNLGRLPDRFIRNLYSQVLFCLPHLRDDRGANSRLATFMGDRVRGVLDRQLQEPVATAKRANARPAPLKIGCLSAHFRRHSVGWCSRDVLRALSRICPDLYLYSSQAVAGDDLTREFQQFAAKFYQPSRRGEAVIAEIFDEMRRDRLDILIDLDSSTVSVHPEILYRRPAPICLSWLGFDAPYLDDRHYFLADWHTHPAGAERDYPEKLLRMPACFMAVGGFEARGFAESRPWGDRLVYLCVAPGKKLDRALVDAQIQILKQVPHSILLHKGQGDLEIIQEAYGEGCDRHRVERDRVQFLPQTETEEAHRAIYKTVDVLLDSYPYNGGTHNLEALYFELPVVTRVGEQFLSRMAYSFLKTLGIEAGISPTWEDYIDWGIKLGSDRELRAEIRQKLRRSRQPETLSPLWNPEKFARDLYEMLFKIAR
- a CDS encoding HlyD family efflux transporter periplasmic adaptor subunit — translated: MTQDTFKPASPPVFDRPVILERSPIWASIIIWLILGMTTAGITWAAWAKVEQVIPTTGKLEPQGSVVDVKAPTGGVVRQIHVEGGQLVKKGDLLITFDPTAPEADVESLKELRESLMRENQFFTTALNGQTVGPVGSDLESLTRLRANLLSENQFLQAQVGGVATAGGGDDFDRNQEQLLAASRSEFNSRVAAASLQVQELREQLQQVEAQLPTAREQLRIARDQLERARDRVFQSQERVRKAEEQVRQSQDQIPTAREQLRTAEDSLQLNIEIRDRIQPLVEEGALSQLQFDRQQQEVLRGQAEVERLKAELLNRRNEVTAREAEVLNRENEVQQQRADVLSRENELEARKSEISRLENERDRLRVAIDRASQQRDNTAALSQKDILTKIAENQKRISEINAQLSRSKLENQKQIARIDGQLARAQQQLQYQELRAPVTGYVFDLEPNAEGYVATERDPNPLLKIVPDSQLEASVYIKNQDIALVLEALRKRKESGEKGVPVEINIEAFPATEFGKVEGILTSIGSDALAPTQERPYYAFPATIELNSQQFILQNNLQISLQSGMAVNANIRIGDRTVLQIFLNRLTRKTNSLETVK